GTTGTTATATTTTGttggaaaaaatttaaataacaaaaaattaaccAAATACTAATTTGCTGTGagaataattgaattaaatgaaaattggaTGCAAGTAAAAAAACTCAACAACTAAATTTCTTCAATAATATGtacttgtaaattattttagagaaaagaaaagaattgtttgATGTATAGCacaaaaacagaaagatcAAGAAAGTATGTTTAATCTGCAATAGACGAGTATTTCATTGTCACTTGTACAAAAGAAAAGCTTTACATTCacattattcttataaaaaaaatgcttatttttttatattctataaaacATAATTGTTTTCACTTCCGCAAAAATAtagttcattaaaaaataaaaaccgaaaaaattgtttctcgtACCATTCATTACaaacttttatttactaattaaaataattttttttctttcttttaaagatgaaataaaaaaaagaaaagacgtaaaaatatcttcatttaaaaaaaagagtatgTTAACTTTAACAGATATCTCAAACGTCGcatatttttcaagatatttttgaatgatatctaaaaagaatataagttattataggggttaaaattattatagaactaatatttaaatttaaaaatttgcaaAGTTTAATCATCGTTCAATAAATTGCAAAGAtcccttttttgtttaatGATATTCTTAAGTTCATTTAAGTAACTATATGAAATTGCAatgaattgaattttatttaattaaataagtataaaatttacgttttttaaatgttatataacaagataaattgcaataatttttatgatggATCAAAATGATCTGACATTCGTACATCACATCGCTACTCAAGCATCTATAAAGAATTCGAGGGTTAATTTAAATACAAGTATTAACAGTCAAAATATAATGCAGCCGTTCTTCTATTGGTAGTTTTTCTATCTTCAAACATGAAGTATTCAATTATCAattgcatatttatatatttattaactgcAATCAACTTGAACGTTCTTGTAATTTGCTAATAATACAATcaaaacatataaaaacaatatattcataaaatgaaaattacttGCATAATtgatattctataaatttcttctcttttttttttttaataattaacgaaacaCTAACGTTCTATTGCTAGCATactcaaatattaaatatccttacctgtattattatttaaaactatATGAAGTCCTAGTCACATGatagaaatattagatattctttaatatttatctcaaaaagatataaaaaatatttattttattcttaatataaatatactaatgTATAACATCATATAAACGATGCAAAGAAAAGCATTTGACTTGTATTTAACAAGAAAACTCATGTTCAATTGTATGCCTTTATAATACAGTAACAGAGGTCCATAAGTTGTATGTATTCGCTACCTCCTTCCAATAGCCTGTAATTACATTGCTAAaacacgataaaaatattgtgtTATATTGCCCAAACGTactgtgttctctctctctctctctctctctctctctctctctctctctctctctctctctctctctctccacacgcgcgcgcacatacaGGCATATgtaacattatataaaaattcttaagtTTGATTTACCCCAAGTTTTTCTGCGATCATTGCCTTCTGCTTATCAGAAAATTcattagaataaattattctttcgcTCAACTGCTCTATAacctaaaaaaatatcaaaatagatataataataaagaagtatCTAggcaaaaaattaaagaaataccTGCGAAGTTGCAAAAGCCTCCAATAAGAAATCTTCTACGAATGCTTCGactttattataatctttAGATTTGCATACATCCATTAAATTATCAAGCCAATTGTCAGGTATAAACTGAAAAAACGAACGTACACTATAGCAAATAACGTAATTATGATCCTTTCAGAAGAAACCTGGCTTATGATAACAATCAAGATTATGAAAGAATTGTATATAATGAttgtgtataataaatatagtacCATTTTATACATCCAAATAATAGTTATTTAAAATGCCTACAATATTTAGAAGCAGAGTTATTCGATttagtttaataataaattttacctTTAAAAAAAACTTGTTTTTAAAGTTCCCTTATCTCTtcaaaaatatagtaaaaataCTATAAAGTTCCTTTCTTTAAAgctcttttaataaaatataaatgacaaCATCTTATCATAAGTTAAGCTTCTTTGGAAAGGATcattataaattgtttaaaacacattattactttaaagtttagaaaaagaaagctatATAATTACACCAATAATTTCAAGTGCGTCATTGATCGTAACTTCTATGTCTTTCCCTTTTAATCTCGCAATGGATTGTAAACAGGTAATAGCACGTCTTAAATCACCACCTGATGCTTCTACAATTTTTACAAGAACTGGTTTTTCAGCTTTTAGgctttctttctcacatatatattccaatcgttcaataattttttcctccccAAGTGGTTTGAATCTAAACTTTGTACAACGTGATGTCAAAGGTTCTATAATTCTTGAtacataattacatattaaacaaaaacgCGTACTATGAGATTCTTTCTCCATTGTACGACGTAGAGCTGCTTGTGCTGCATGGGTCATACTGTCTGCTTCatccaaaataataattttgaatggAGGACACTTCTTTCcactaaaaatattaacttaatttatatgactatacatattttagaatctatataaataatattcaataagaTTACAGATAAATTAGAAATGCCTCAGCGTAATGTTTTTATCATATGGAATAACGAAGCAAC
The nucleotide sequence above comes from Vespula vulgaris chromosome 16, iyVesVulg1.1, whole genome shotgun sequence. Encoded proteins:
- the LOC127069629 gene encoding replication factor C subunit 4 isoform X2 — encoded protein: MDGSDFPNLLFYGPPGTGKTSTILAAARQLFGTMYKERILELNASDERGIQVVRDKVKSFAQLTAGSMRKDGKKCPPFKIIILDEADSMTHAAQAALRRTMEKESHSTRFCLICNYVSRIIEPLTSRCTKFRFKPLGEEKIIERLEYICEKESLKAEKPVLVKIVEASGGDLRRAITCLQSIARLKGKDIEVTINDALEIIGFIPDNWLDNLMDVCKSKDYNKVEAFVEDFLLEAFATSQVIEQLSERIIYSNEFSDKQKAMIAEKLGQCNYRLLEGGSEYIQLMDLCYCIIKAYN
- the LOC127069629 gene encoding replication factor C subunit 4 isoform X1 produces the protein MQAFLKIGKLGAGDTKKPSTSRTKEERNESLTPWVEKYRPRTVEDVVEQAEVVEVLKQCMDGSDFPNLLFYGPPGTGKTSTILAAARQLFGTMYKERILELNASDERGIQVVRDKVKSFAQLTAGSMRKDGKKCPPFKIIILDEADSMTHAAQAALRRTMEKESHSTRFCLICNYVSRIIEPLTSRCTKFRFKPLGEEKIIERLEYICEKESLKAEKPVLVKIVEASGGDLRRAITCLQSIARLKGKDIEVTINDALEIIGFIPDNWLDNLMDVCKSKDYNKVEAFVEDFLLEAFATSQVIEQLSERIIYSNEFSDKQKAMIAEKLGQCNYRLLEGGSEYIQLMDLCYCIIKAYN